In the Devosia sp. SL43 genome, one interval contains:
- a CDS encoding ABC transporter ATP-binding protein, whose translation MSVLKIKDVSKIFPNGTKAVDSFSLDVADGELVCLLGPSGSGKSTLLRMVGGFETPSSGLMTIDGEDITHVPPEKRPTGMVFQSHALWTHMNVFKNLAFGLKLRKVAPDEIKRRVEGVLELVGLGGYGTRSVTQLSGGQQQRVALARSLVLEPKILLLDEPFASLDQHLRERLREEVRDIQQRLKITTLFVTHGQDEALSMADRIVVMRDGKTEQIDRPDVVYRMPQTPFVAGFIGTMNLVEGVVANGIFSKAGYSTPLPVSDGPATLAIRPEALDLAVATDGGQGKVHRVTDYGTHGLVDLELLDDTRIKAMVSHPDLFQTGQGVTLAPRAIAAYRDNVLIHRA comes from the coding sequence ATGTCCGTTCTCAAGATCAAAGACGTTTCCAAGATTTTCCCCAACGGCACCAAGGCCGTCGACAGCTTCTCGCTCGATGTGGCGGATGGTGAACTGGTCTGCCTGCTGGGACCGTCCGGTTCGGGCAAGTCAACTTTGCTACGCATGGTGGGCGGGTTCGAGACGCCCAGTAGCGGGCTGATGACAATCGATGGCGAAGACATCACCCATGTTCCACCGGAGAAGCGGCCGACGGGCATGGTGTTCCAGAGCCATGCGCTGTGGACGCATATGAACGTGTTCAAGAACCTGGCCTTCGGCCTCAAGCTGCGCAAAGTTGCGCCGGACGAGATCAAGCGGCGGGTGGAAGGCGTGCTCGAGCTGGTGGGGCTCGGTGGCTATGGCACGCGCAGCGTCACCCAGCTTTCAGGTGGACAGCAGCAGCGGGTGGCGCTGGCGCGGTCGCTGGTGTTGGAGCCGAAAATCCTTCTGCTGGACGAGCCCTTTGCGAGTCTGGATCAGCACTTGCGTGAGAGACTTCGCGAGGAAGTGCGCGATATCCAGCAGCGGCTCAAGATTACCACTTTGTTCGTCACACATGGGCAGGATGAGGCTTTGTCGATGGCGGACCGCATCGTGGTGATGCGCGACGGCAAGACCGAGCAGATAGACCGGCCAGACGTCGTCTATCGCATGCCGCAGACGCCGTTCGTGGCTGGGTTCATCGGGACGATGAATCTGGTCGAGGGTGTCGTGGCCAATGGCATTTTCAGCAAGGCGGGGTATTCGACGCCGCTGCCGGTGAGCGACGGTCCAGCGACGCTGGCGATCCGCCCCGAAGCGCTCGACCTGGCCGTGGCAACCGATGGCGGCCAGGGCAAGGTGCATCGGGTGACCGATTATGGCACCCATGGGCTGGTCGACCTGGAACTGCTGGACGATACGCGCATCAAGGCGATGGTGTCCCACCCCGACCTGTTCCAGACCGGCCAGGGCGTCACGCTGGCGCCACGCGCCATTGCCGCCTATCGCGACAATGTGCTGATCCACCGGGCTTGA
- a CDS encoding ABC transporter permease gives MTTETAGALPPVPQARRRPVGLLLVAAPVLLVVWLIIWPIISAVIQTVWVPTPEGNAFSVETYQFFFSDGYSLSNLSMTLWTTGVCAILLLLVCLPIALYLRFSDSRVAGYVQSLAIFPMFVPSIILSFAFIRVLGPNGTVDLVLNSVGMPKIRSPYLTPWGPVIGLVWDNIPLTVLILLSGLGSISNQAIEAARDVGAGKFAVLWHIILPRLSNSILVAISFAVLGIFSAFTLPYVLGPAAPEMMGPFMQRTFRELFEPRTAITQAVITFAFCILFGLFYVRSVAKNQAA, from the coding sequence GTGACCACCGAAACTGCGGGCGCCTTGCCGCCCGTTCCCCAAGCACGCAGGAGGCCTGTTGGCCTCCTGCTCGTCGCCGCGCCCGTATTACTGGTGGTCTGGCTGATCATCTGGCCGATCATTTCGGCGGTGATCCAGACCGTTTGGGTGCCGACGCCGGAGGGCAACGCGTTCTCGGTAGAGACCTACCAGTTCTTCTTTTCCGACGGCTATAGCCTCTCGAACCTATCGATGACCCTGTGGACAACAGGGGTTTGCGCCATACTGCTGCTGCTCGTATGCCTGCCGATCGCGCTCTACCTCCGCTTTTCGGACAGCCGCGTCGCCGGCTACGTGCAGAGCCTCGCCATCTTCCCGATGTTCGTGCCGTCGATCATTCTCAGCTTCGCGTTTATCCGCGTGCTGGGTCCGAACGGCACCGTCGATCTCGTGCTCAACTCGGTCGGCATGCCCAAGATCCGCTCGCCCTATCTCACACCCTGGGGGCCGGTGATCGGCCTGGTATGGGACAATATTCCGCTGACCGTGCTGATCCTGCTGTCGGGCCTGGGCAGTATCTCCAACCAGGCAATCGAGGCGGCACGCGATGTCGGCGCCGGCAAATTTGCGGTGCTGTGGCATATCATCCTGCCGCGGCTCTCCAATTCCATCCTGGTGGCGATTTCGTTCGCCGTGCTCGGCATCTTCTCGGCCTTCACCCTGCCCTATGTGCTGGGTCCGGCGGCGCCGGAAATGATGGGACCCTTCATGCAGCGCACGTTCCGCGAGTTGTTCGAGCCTCGAACCGCCATCACGCAAGCGGTGATCACGTTCGCCTTCTGCATTCTGTTCGGTCTCTTCTATGTGCGCTCCGTCGCCAAGAATCAGGCGGCCTAG
- a CDS encoding SIS domain-containing protein — protein MGNTTGLSQTDRVEGSLSTQTFMRQEVDAIPGVVANFLDKSGPVLDAAAAALRDRDPLMVATVARGSSDHACSYLKYAIELTLGLPVASIGPSIASIYGKDLKLARSAAIAISQSGKSPDIVGMAQSARRSGAISIAITNTADSPLAEASDFTIDLHAGLEQSVAATKTFATSVVAGLSLIARWSGDEALGAAISDLPTSLAKAVACDWSEMIGALDGHSALYVLGRGPGFAIANEAALKFKETCNIQAESYSAAEVMHGPVAIVTPGYPVLGLAARDAAEASVADMAHKLAGQGALAFLTSTRPGAAKALPFAPTGHPLTDPLALIVSFYGFVEALSRHRGFNPDVPKALKKVTETV, from the coding sequence ATGGGAAATACCACTGGCCTCTCCCAGACTGACCGCGTCGAGGGTTCGCTCAGCACCCAGACCTTCATGCGCCAGGAAGTCGATGCCATCCCCGGCGTCGTTGCCAACTTCCTCGACAAGAGCGGTCCCGTTCTTGATGCCGCTGCAGCGGCGCTGCGCGATCGCGATCCGCTCATGGTCGCCACCGTCGCCCGTGGGTCGTCCGACCACGCCTGCTCTTATCTGAAATACGCCATCGAACTGACGCTCGGCCTGCCCGTCGCGTCCATCGGCCCATCCATTGCCTCGATCTATGGCAAGGACCTCAAGCTAGCGCGCAGCGCCGCGATTGCCATCTCGCAGTCCGGCAAGTCGCCTGACATCGTTGGCATGGCCCAGTCGGCCCGTCGCTCCGGCGCCATCTCCATCGCCATCACCAACACTGCCGACTCGCCCCTCGCCGAAGCCTCCGACTTCACCATCGATCTGCATGCCGGCCTCGAACAAAGCGTCGCCGCCACCAAGACCTTCGCGACATCAGTCGTCGCCGGCCTCTCTCTCATCGCCCGCTGGAGCGGCGACGAAGCGCTCGGCGCCGCCATCAGCGACCTGCCGACCTCGCTCGCCAAAGCGGTGGCCTGCGACTGGTCCGAGATGATTGGCGCGCTGGACGGGCACAGCGCTCTCTATGTGCTTGGACGCGGGCCGGGCTTTGCCATCGCCAACGAAGCAGCGCTCAAGTTCAAGGAAACCTGTAACATCCAGGCAGAGTCCTACAGCGCCGCCGAGGTGATGCATGGCCCTGTCGCCATCGTCACACCCGGCTATCCCGTGCTGGGCCTCGCCGCCCGCGATGCTGCTGAGGCCTCGGTCGCCGACATGGCCCACAAGCTGGCAGGCCAAGGCGCCCTGGCGTTTCTGACCAGCACCCGTCCCGGCGCTGCCAAGGCTCTTCCTTTCGCGCCCACGGGTCATCCTCTCACCGATCCGCTGGCGCTGATTGTCTCCTTCTACGGCTTCGTCGAAGCGCTTTCGCGCCATCGCGGATTCAATCCTGACGTGCCCAAGGCCCTCAAGAAAGTCACCGAGACAGTATGA
- a CDS encoding SRPBCC family protein: MTNALPTQDTDRDLVLTRVLNAPRDKVFQCWTQPELIKQWFAPKPWSTPKVDIDLRPGGASVITMADENGTEYPNPGQYLEIVPNERLVFTDAFVGDWAPSGKPFFTGIITLEDAGAGKTKYTAVARHWTAEDAANHKQMGFHEGWGICAGQLEALAATL; encoded by the coding sequence ATGACCAACGCACTTCCCACCCAAGACACCGACCGCGACCTCGTGCTGACGCGCGTGCTGAATGCGCCGCGGGACAAGGTTTTCCAGTGTTGGACGCAGCCGGAACTGATCAAGCAGTGGTTTGCGCCCAAGCCGTGGAGCACGCCCAAGGTTGACATCGACCTGCGTCCGGGCGGCGCCAGCGTCATCACCATGGCGGACGAGAATGGCACCGAATATCCCAATCCGGGCCAGTATCTCGAAATTGTGCCCAACGAAAGGCTGGTGTTTACCGACGCCTTCGTGGGCGACTGGGCGCCGTCGGGCAAACCATTCTTTACCGGCATCATCACGCTTGAGGACGCCGGCGCGGGCAAGACCAAGTACACGGCCGTGGCGCGTCATTGGACTGCCGAGGACGCCGCCAATCACAAGCAGATGGGATTTCACGAAGGCTGGGGTATCTGCGCCGGCCAACTTGAGGCGCTGGCCGCGACGCTCTGA
- a CDS encoding GntR family transcriptional regulator, whose protein sequence is MTDLSNSFFADGPIVLPSGGPLYLQLKRWIEDAIHRGAINPGDALPSERDLATRVDVSRVTVRKAVLQLVKDGVLVQRHGSGTFVAPQTQRVEQSLSQLTSFTEDMARRGMAVRAEWLDRGLYLPSPEETVILGLSAGDQVARISRLRLTGDTPLAIERASLSVRVLPDPASIGDSLYKHLDKSGNRPIRAIQRIRAANLEEEDAHLLQVAVGSAGLNIERTSYLASGRVIEFTRSIYRGDTYDFVAELRLGDPSGNGSGKT, encoded by the coding sequence GTGACCGATCTGTCCAACAGTTTCTTCGCCGATGGCCCCATTGTCCTGCCGTCCGGCGGCCCGCTTTATCTGCAGCTGAAACGCTGGATCGAAGATGCCATTCACCGTGGCGCAATCAATCCCGGTGACGCGCTGCCCTCCGAGCGCGATCTGGCGACCAGGGTCGATGTCTCCCGCGTTACCGTTCGCAAGGCCGTGCTGCAACTGGTCAAGGACGGCGTCCTGGTGCAGCGCCATGGCTCGGGCACGTTTGTCGCCCCCCAGACGCAGCGCGTCGAGCAGTCGCTCTCCCAACTTACATCCTTCACCGAAGACATGGCGCGTCGCGGTATGGCCGTGCGCGCCGAATGGCTTGATCGTGGCCTTTATCTGCCATCTCCCGAAGAAACAGTCATTCTGGGCTTGTCCGCTGGCGATCAGGTCGCCCGCATTTCGCGCCTGCGCCTGACTGGCGATACGCCGCTCGCCATCGAGCGCGCCAGCCTCTCGGTCCGCGTACTGCCAGATCCGGCATCCATTGGCGACTCGCTCTACAAGCATCTCGACAAATCCGGCAACCGCCCGATCCGTGCCATCCAGCGCATCCGCGCCGCCAATCTTGAAGAGGAAGACGCGCACCTGTTGCAGGTCGCCGTTGGCTCGGCCGGGCTTAACATCGAGCGCACCTCTTATCTGGCGTCCGGGCGCGTCATCGAATTCACCCGCTCCATCTATCGGGGCGACACCTATGACTTCGTCGCCGAACTGCGCCTTGGCGACCCTTCCGGCAATGGAAGCGGGAAGACATGA
- a CDS encoding ABC transporter permease, with the protein MSTLVRRRTDWTGIAFATVLTLVIVVPLLVVGTWAFTNVWRYPSLVPQEFGLRFWNQTLARADVWTSITMSLTLAATVTALSAIICLPAAYAFARLDFPGRSILFFSFLAGHAFPKFGLLVAIAGIFLQLNLIGTFWGVVLIQLVGTLLFMIWIPVAAFQAVDRRMEEAARDVGASPFRVFWSITLPQAGPTIAAAILLSFVGTFYETEGAWLIGAPQVRTLPVLMISFINNQPVIQYGAVLSVILWVPSFIALLFARRVVNSGSFARGFGG; encoded by the coding sequence ATGAGTACGCTTGTTCGCCGCCGCACTGACTGGACCGGTATCGCCTTCGCGACGGTGCTGACACTGGTCATCGTGGTACCGTTGCTGGTCGTGGGCACATGGGCCTTCACCAATGTATGGCGTTATCCCTCGCTCGTTCCGCAGGAATTCGGCCTTAGGTTCTGGAACCAGACGTTGGCGCGGGCCGACGTGTGGACCTCCATCACCATGAGCCTGACGCTGGCGGCGACGGTGACCGCGCTGTCGGCGATCATCTGCCTGCCGGCGGCCTATGCCTTTGCGCGGCTGGACTTTCCGGGGCGCAGTATCCTGTTCTTCTCGTTCCTCGCCGGGCATGCCTTCCCCAAATTCGGCCTCCTGGTGGCGATCGCCGGGATTTTCCTGCAGCTCAATCTCATCGGCACCTTCTGGGGCGTGGTGCTCATCCAGCTGGTTGGCACGCTGCTGTTCATGATCTGGATCCCGGTCGCGGCGTTCCAGGCGGTTGACCGCCGCATGGAAGAAGCGGCACGCGATGTCGGTGCCTCGCCGTTTAGGGTCTTCTGGTCGATCACCCTGCCGCAGGCCGGGCCGACCATCGCAGCGGCGATCCTGCTGAGCTTTGTGGGCACGTTCTACGAGACTGAGGGTGCCTGGCTGATCGGTGCGCCGCAGGTGCGGACGCTGCCGGTGCTGATGATCTCGTTCATCAACAACCAGCCGGTCATCCAGTATGGCGCGGTGCTGTCGGTGATCCTGTGGGTGCCCAGCTTCATCGCCCTGCTGTTCGCGCGCCGGGTGGTCAATTCCGGGTCTTTCGCCCGCGGCTTCGGGGGCTAG
- a CDS encoding extracellular solute-binding protein encodes MKRRDFMLAAGTAAGALMLPRMSFGAEGVIDVYFSSDQNVIDFWTNVVKPKFEAANAGITLNLVDGGDGAGVAAIADRALAALAGGQDPQADLLEGFDTRVTVDGIAKGLYVDFETAGLSNYSKINPLAFDIPTNLPYRGSQVLLAYDTTKLDPANAPKTFADLIAWIKANPGQFIYNRPNKGGSGGNFVRRAIYEANGKDPAKFKVDNYTADAGEAMLTPAFDMLLDLAPSLFDGGAYTSGNTQSIQLLGQSAVTMIPAWSDQALSAIAQGVLPETTGLVQLQDLGLPGGFTKLGVLSNGANKDAALKLADFLLSEEIQSAVLTELGGFPGVSWDHVSAELREKFADLIPQTIPNFPSGDWEKAINDGWYRAVAPNVDPAS; translated from the coding sequence ATGAAACGGCGCGATTTTATGCTCGCCGCCGGCACCGCTGCCGGCGCTCTCATGCTGCCCCGCATGTCCTTCGGTGCTGAAGGCGTGATCGACGTCTATTTCTCTTCGGACCAGAACGTCATCGACTTCTGGACCAATGTGGTGAAGCCGAAATTCGAGGCTGCCAATGCCGGCATTACACTGAACCTGGTCGATGGTGGCGACGGTGCCGGCGTTGCGGCCATTGCAGACCGCGCGCTTGCCGCGCTGGCTGGCGGACAAGACCCGCAGGCCGATCTGCTGGAAGGCTTCGACACCCGGGTAACGGTCGATGGTATTGCCAAGGGTCTCTATGTCGACTTCGAGACGGCGGGCCTCAGCAACTATTCCAAGATCAACCCGCTGGCCTTCGACATTCCGACCAACCTGCCCTATCGCGGCTCGCAGGTTCTGCTGGCCTATGACACCACCAAGCTCGATCCGGCCAACGCGCCCAAGACCTTTGCCGACTTGATTGCCTGGATCAAGGCTAATCCTGGCCAGTTCATCTACAACCGTCCCAACAAGGGCGGTTCGGGTGGCAACTTCGTCCGTCGCGCGATCTACGAGGCGAACGGCAAGGACCCAGCCAAGTTCAAGGTGGACAACTACACTGCTGATGCCGGCGAAGCGATGTTGACGCCAGCCTTCGACATGTTGCTGGACCTGGCACCATCTCTGTTCGATGGTGGCGCCTATACCTCGGGCAATACCCAGTCGATCCAGCTGCTGGGCCAGTCGGCCGTGACGATGATTCCGGCTTGGTCGGACCAGGCCCTGTCGGCCATCGCCCAGGGTGTTCTACCGGAAACCACTGGTCTGGTTCAGTTGCAGGATCTCGGCCTGCCGGGCGGCTTTACCAAGCTGGGCGTGCTCAGCAATGGCGCGAACAAGGATGCGGCGCTCAAGCTGGCCGACTTCCTGCTGAGCGAGGAAATCCAGTCGGCCGTGTTGACCGAACTGGGCGGCTTCCCCGGCGTCTCGTGGGACCACGTGTCTGCCGAACTGCGTGAAAAGTTTGCCGACCTGATCCCGCAGACCATCCCGAACTTCCCCAGCGGCGATTGGGAAAAGGCTATCAACGACGGCTGGTATCGCGCTGTGGCGCCAAACGTGGACCCGGCTTCGTGA
- the nagA gene encoding N-acetylglucosamine-6-phosphate deacetylase — MSDLLAISGARIFDGQDWHDDAALLIEFGYVAGIVAGGQVPANARLVTLDGGMVVPGFIDLQVNGGGGVLFNNDSSLQAIRTICSAHAQFGTTALLPTLITDTVDINIAAIAAGVAAWNDRVPGFIGLHLEGPHLSIARKGTHDPALIRPMDAADLARIIAAKADLPNLICTVAPETVAATQIAALSAAGIVVSIGHSDASYDLASGAFAAGATMATHLFNAMSQLGNRDPGVVGAVLDRSEVFAGLIADGIHVHPATIGSALRAKLGDGRIFLVTDSMSQTGTDLQSFSLNGRTVTRSEGALRLDDGTLAGADLDMIDAVNFMVDRIGLDVGEAVRMASLYPAEAMGIQSTHGHLGSEACASFVHLSDDRKVRATWIDGAEVFRA, encoded by the coding sequence ATGAGCGACCTTCTCGCCATTTCCGGCGCCCGCATCTTCGATGGGCAGGACTGGCATGATGATGCCGCGCTGCTGATCGAGTTCGGCTATGTCGCCGGCATTGTCGCGGGCGGCCAGGTGCCGGCCAATGCCCGCCTCGTTACCCTCGATGGCGGCATGGTCGTGCCCGGTTTCATCGACCTCCAGGTCAATGGCGGCGGTGGCGTGCTGTTCAACAACGATTCGTCGCTGCAAGCCATCCGCACCATCTGCTCTGCCCATGCCCAATTCGGCACGACCGCGCTATTGCCAACCCTCATCACCGACACGGTCGACATCAATATCGCCGCGATAGCTGCCGGCGTCGCGGCCTGGAACGATCGTGTCCCGGGCTTCATCGGCCTGCACCTCGAAGGTCCGCACCTCTCGATCGCCCGCAAGGGCACGCACGACCCGGCGCTTATCCGTCCCATGGACGCTGCCGATTTGGCGCGAATCATCGCCGCCAAGGCAGACCTGCCCAATCTGATCTGCACGGTTGCCCCTGAAACTGTGGCTGCCACCCAGATTGCCGCTCTCTCGGCCGCTGGCATCGTCGTCAGCATCGGACATTCCGATGCCTCATACGACCTCGCCTCCGGTGCCTTCGCCGCCGGCGCGACCATGGCGACCCACCTCTTCAACGCCATGAGCCAACTGGGCAATCGTGATCCCGGCGTCGTCGGCGCTGTTCTCGATCGATCGGAAGTCTTTGCCGGGCTCATCGCCGACGGCATCCACGTCCACCCAGCCACTATCGGCAGCGCCCTGCGCGCCAAGCTTGGTGATGGCAGGATATTCCTCGTTACCGATTCCATGTCGCAGACCGGCACCGACCTGCAATCGTTCTCGCTCAATGGCCGCACCGTCACCCGTAGTGAAGGCGCACTTCGGCTTGACGACGGCACGCTGGCCGGCGCCGATCTCGACATGATCGACGCCGTCAACTTCATGGTGGACCGGATCGGGCTAGATGTGGGCGAGGCGGTGCGCATGGCCTCACTTTATCCCGCCGAGGCCATGGGCATTCAATCCACCCACGGCCATCTCGGGAGCGAGGCCTGCGCCAGCTTCGTGCATCTGTCCGATGATCGGAAAGTGCGCGCCACCTGGATCGATGGCGCCGAAGTCTTCCGGGCCTGA
- a CDS encoding glycerophosphodiester phosphodiesterase, producing the protein MTDPIFIERQGHRTWLKWHRAKRRASDPVFTPGRILEGMRIGASVEVDLVVHGDRGYAVLHDLSVERETTGAGKVAELTASELRSFYLRGEDGVPLDEHVMLLEDLADLLEQGGLHPDALLQLDYKEDWRVLDPVAVATFKRAVAPVARHMILSSGDAESVRLLTDGVDGLKIGYDPCHDGALERLQVSQEFAGFVRDAVAASPKAEMIYLAYPLVLGADRAGFDIVAAFHAEGRRIDAYTIKVADGVSRPNVQRLLELRVDQITTDDPEGLLALMG; encoded by the coding sequence ATGACCGATCCGATCTTCATCGAACGCCAGGGGCACCGCACCTGGCTCAAATGGCATCGTGCCAAGCGGCGGGCCAGCGATCCGGTTTTTACGCCGGGGCGTATACTGGAAGGCATGCGGATTGGTGCGAGCGTCGAGGTCGACCTCGTCGTACATGGCGACCGCGGCTACGCTGTGCTGCATGATCTGAGCGTCGAGCGCGAAACCACGGGAGCTGGCAAGGTCGCCGAGCTGACGGCGTCCGAGCTGCGCTCATTCTATCTGCGTGGTGAGGACGGCGTGCCGCTCGACGAGCATGTGATGTTGTTGGAAGACCTGGCCGACCTGCTGGAACAGGGCGGATTGCACCCGGATGCCCTGCTGCAGCTCGACTATAAGGAAGACTGGCGGGTGCTGGACCCCGTGGCCGTCGCGACCTTCAAGCGGGCGGTGGCGCCGGTTGCGCGGCACATGATCCTGTCGTCCGGCGATGCGGAATCGGTTCGGTTGCTGACCGATGGCGTTGACGGCCTCAAGATCGGCTATGACCCGTGTCACGACGGTGCGCTCGAGCGTCTACAGGTCTCGCAGGAGTTTGCCGGTTTTGTTCGGGACGCCGTGGCAGCATCGCCCAAGGCGGAAATGATCTACCTGGCCTATCCGCTGGTGTTGGGAGCGGACCGTGCGGGCTTCGACATCGTCGCGGCTTTCCATGCGGAAGGTCGGCGGATCGACGCCTATACGATCAAGGTTGCCGATGGGGTTTCGCGGCCTAATGTGCAGCGGTTGCTGGAGCTGCGCGTCGACCAGATCACCACCGACGATCCCGAGGGTCTGCTGGCGCTGATGGGATAG
- a CDS encoding N-acetylmuramic acid 6-phosphate etherase, protein MSATQTEMTHARAKGFDMLPSQEALTILATAQAEAAEAVQQAVPEIAAGAELAAQCLMAGGRLIYAAAGSSGLMALADALELPGTYGIGRDRIKVLLAGGIAGLTEMVGGPEDDADAAQAEMAAIGVGPSDCVIALTASGYTPYPMAAVEAARAAGAKTIGISNNRGAPLFERVDVAICLPTPPEVIAGSTRMGAGTAQKIALNMLSTMMAIHLGHVHDGYMVNLIADNLKLRGRAKRIVMAVSDVPEDKAVDALVQAGGAVKTAILLAVGAEGVAEAERLLADNQNRLRPALRALGR, encoded by the coding sequence ATGAGCGCAACGCAAACCGAGATGACCCACGCCCGCGCGAAGGGCTTCGACATGCTGCCGTCGCAGGAAGCGTTGACGATTCTGGCCACCGCGCAGGCCGAGGCCGCCGAGGCGGTGCAGCAGGCCGTTCCCGAGATCGCGGCGGGAGCCGAACTGGCCGCGCAATGCCTGATGGCCGGTGGTCGGCTGATCTATGCGGCGGCCGGCAGTTCCGGGCTGATGGCCCTGGCCGATGCGCTCGAATTGCCCGGTACCTATGGCATTGGGCGCGACAGGATCAAGGTGTTGCTGGCGGGCGGGATTGCCGGACTGACCGAGATGGTGGGCGGCCCGGAGGATGATGCCGATGCGGCGCAGGCGGAGATGGCGGCCATTGGCGTTGGCCCCAGCGATTGCGTCATCGCACTGACCGCCAGCGGCTACACGCCCTACCCCATGGCGGCGGTGGAAGCCGCACGGGCAGCGGGGGCAAAGACCATAGGCATATCCAACAATCGCGGCGCGCCGCTGTTCGAGCGGGTGGACGTGGCCATCTGCCTGCCCACGCCGCCGGAAGTGATTGCCGGCTCAACGCGGATGGGCGCCGGAACGGCGCAGAAGATCGCGCTCAACATGCTCTCGACCATGATGGCGATCCATCTGGGGCATGTGCATGACGGCTACATGGTCAACCTGATCGCCGACAATCTCAAGCTGCGCGGACGCGCCAAGCGGATCGTGATGGCGGTGAGCGACGTGCCTGAAGACAAGGCGGTCGATGCGCTGGTGCAGGCCGGTGGCGCAGTGAAGACGGCGATCCTGCTGGCGGTGGGGGCCGAGGGGGTTGCCGAAGCCGAACGGCTGCTTGCCGACAACCAGAACCGTCTGCGCCCTGCCTTGCGAGCGCTGGGCCGATAG
- a CDS encoding inositol monophosphatase family protein gives MNYDAVLADMVTVAREAGALAQSYFKRFRELEIGIKGPADFVSEADKESELLIRRFLFARYPHWSFTGEEFDPVDQDNEHRWLVDPIDGTTNFINGMHYTISLALRRGNETVCAVLYNPPADEMFTAIPGQGAFLNGERLRVSEQADIGLFNVGTGLPTPGLQLYPGSYERLDAIRAPIGAVRVVGSAANSCAYVAMGRLTGYYEETGFVDTAAGILLVQEAGGIVTDWWGRGPDVYERTGTLIVANKATHAYLLDKLKDVPRKNPK, from the coding sequence ATGAACTACGATGCCGTACTTGCCGACATGGTCACCGTCGCCCGCGAGGCCGGTGCGCTGGCGCAGTCCTATTTCAAGCGCTTCCGCGAGCTGGAAATCGGCATCAAGGGGCCAGCCGATTTCGTCTCCGAGGCTGACAAGGAAAGCGAGCTGCTGATCCGTCGCTTCCTGTTCGCGCGCTATCCCCACTGGAGCTTCACCGGTGAGGAATTCGACCCGGTCGACCAGGACAATGAGCATCGTTGGCTGGTCGATCCGATCGACGGCACCACTAATTTCATCAACGGCATGCACTACACCATCTCGCTGGCCCTCCGCCGCGGCAACGAGACGGTCTGCGCCGTGCTCTATAATCCACCCGCCGACGAGATGTTCACCGCCATTCCAGGGCAGGGCGCCTTCCTCAACGGCGAGCGCCTGAGGGTCAGCGAACAGGCCGATATTGGCTTGTTCAACGTCGGCACCGGCCTGCCCACGCCTGGTCTGCAGCTCTATCCCGGTTCCTACGAGCGCCTGGACGCCATCCGCGCCCCCATTGGGGCCGTCCGCGTCGTCGGTAGCGCCGCCAATAGCTGCGCCTACGTCGCCATGGGCCGGCTCACCGGCTACTACGAGGAAACCGGCTTCGTCGACACCGCTGCCGGCATCCTACTGGTCCAGGAAGCTGGGGGCATCGTCACCGACTGGTGGGGGCGCGGGCCTGATGTCTACGAGCGCACGGGTACGCTGATCGTCGCCAACAAGGCGACGCATGCGTATCTATTGGACAAGCTCAAGGATGTGCCGCGCAAGAACCCGAAATAG